The proteins below come from a single Zea mays cultivar B73 chromosome 8, Zm-B73-REFERENCE-NAM-5.0, whole genome shotgun sequence genomic window:
- the LOC100282151 gene encoding ribosomal protein S11 containing protein, translating into MFSSARLALRRAASLGAGLCRAAEDPFSRRFLHGQLLPRSFASDASGHNRGFPPSGSGVVADTDPRQNFNRSGFVSQDIRAKTQVNFNNTDNGAAMSGTPRGQNPFSSREGFTVNLRTFAMDHEQYSKKRAFVHVLLKRKKTFVTVTDSSGNKKTGASAGCLEDRKGRSRLSRYASEAVAEQVGRSARKMGLSSIVMKVKGASFFKKKKKVILSFREGFRGERVRDQSPIMYIHDVTQLPHNGCRLPKQRRV; encoded by the exons ATGTTCTCATCCGCCCGCCTTGCCCTACGCCGAGCTGCCTCTCTTGGGGCGGGCCTCTGCCGCGCCGCGGAGGATCCCTTTTCGCGAAGGTTTCTCCATGGGCAGCTCCTCCCACGTTCCTTTGCCTCAGATGCATCGGGACACAACAGG GGTTTCCCACCTTCTGGGTCTGGAGTTGTTGCAGATACGGATCCACGTCAGAATTTTAACAGATCTGGTTTTGTGTCTCAAGATATTCGTGCTAAGACACAGGTCAACTTCAACAACACAGATAATGGAGCGGCGAT GTCTGGGACACCCCGTGGCCAGAACCCTTTCAGCTCAAGGGAGGGCTTCACAGTCAACCTCCGCACCTTTGCCATGGACCACGAACAGTATTCCAAGAAGAGAGCTTTCGTCCACGTCCTACTGAAGAGAAAGAAGACCTTCGTGACGGTGACAGACTCCAGCGGGAACAAAAAGACGGGTGCCTCCGCCGGCTGCTTGGAGGACAGGAAAGGACGGTCCCGTCTCTCCCGATACGCTTCCGAAGCGGTCGCGGagcaggtcggacggtccgccagGAAGATGGGGTTGAGCTCCATCGTCATGAAGGTGAAAGGGGCTTCgttcttcaagaagaagaagaaggtgaTCCTGAGCTTCAGAGAAGGGTTCCGAGGCGAAAGGGTGAGGGACCAATCTCCTATCATGTACATCCACGACGTGACCCAGCTTCCTCACAATGGGTGCCGGCTCCCCAAGCAGCGCCGGGTGTAG